Part of the Caulifigura coniformis genome, CCATTCGCACAAATACGACCCGCTTTCGATCACCGACTACTACAGCTTTTATGCGTTCTTCAACCAGACGGAAGACGCCGATGCGTTCGACGAGTCGCCCCGTCTGCCGCTTCCGACCGCGGACGAGCAGCAGCGGTCGGCCGAGCTGAAGGGACAGATTGCCGCAGCGGAAGAGGCGCTCAAGCGGCCGACGCCGGAACTCGAGGGGGCGCTGCCGGGCTGGGAAGCGGAGATGAAGGTCGCGCTCGACTGGAAGGTGCTCAACCCTTCGAACTCGCTGGCTTCGAGCGGCGCGACGCTGGAGGCGAAGGACGATCATTCGCTGCTGGCGAAAGGGACGGCGCCGCTCACGGAAACGTACGTGGTGCGGTTCGCGAGCCCGAGCACGCGAATCGCAGCACTGCGGCTGGAGACGATTCCCGACCCGACGAATCCGCGGAAGGGAACCGGTCGCGCGGCCGACGGGAACTTCGTTCTGACTTCGATCCGACTGACGGCAAAGGGGCCGGACGGGAAGACGTTCGAGATCCCGTTCACCACCGCACTGGCCGACCACTCCCAAGGGGGCTTTGGCATCGAAACGGTGATCGGGAACAGCGACGCGAAGAAAGGGTGGGCGATTTCCCCGCAGGTGACCCAGCGGCACCTGGCGGTGTTTTCCGCGGCGTCGCCGGTCGAGATCCCGGCCGGTTCCGAGCTGACGCTGACGCTCCGGCATGACTACACGGATCCGAGCGGCGGATTCGCGCTGGGGCGATTTCGGGTGGCAATCCACGACCAGCCGGCGGCGAGCCTGCCGACGATCGTTCCCGATCACATCCTGGCCACGCTGCGGGTGGCGCCCGACGAACGAACGCCGAAACAGCGCGAGGCGCTGATGGCGTACTTCCTCTCGGTTTCGCCGATCACAAAGCCGCAGCGGGACGAGGTGGCCTCACTCAAAGAGAAGCTGGCGGCGATCAAGCCGGTCGAGATTCCCGTGCTGAAGGAACTCGCGGAGGGGAAGCGGCGGGTGACGAAGATCCACAACCGCGGCAACTTCCTCGACCAGGGGACCGAGGTTCAGCCGGCCACGCCGGTCGCGCTGCTGCCGTTTCCGGCGGATGCTCCGCGGAACCGTCTGGGAGTGGCCGAGTGGCTGACGAGCCGGGACAACCCGCTGACGGCGCGTGTCGCGGTGAACCGCGTGTGGGCGCACCTGTTCGGACGGGGCTTCGTGGAGACGGAAGAGGACTTCGGCGCGAGCGGCGTGTCGCCGCTGCATCCCGAAGTGCTGGACCTGCTGGCCGTCGAGTTCATGGAGAACGGCTGGTCGTTCAAGAAGCTGCTGAAATCGATCGTGATGAGCGCGGCGTACCGGCAGTCGTCAAAGGCTTCGCCGGAGCTGATCGCAGTCGATCGCGACAACAAGAAACTGGCGCGGGGCCCGAGGTTTCGACTGGAAGCGGAAATGATCCGCGACCAGGCGCTGGCGACGAGCGGACTGCTGGGACGGAAGGTGGGCGGTCCCTCCGTCATGCCGTGGCAGCCGGACGGGCTGTGGAAAAGCACGTACAACAACACGAAGTGGGTGACGAGCCCCGGCGAGGACCGCTGGCGGCGCGGCATCTATACGTTCATGAAGCGGACGACGCCTTATCCGCAGATGCTGACGTTCGACGGGCCGAGCCGGGAGACGTGCCTCGTGCGCCGGATCCGGACGAACACGCCGCTGCAGGCGCTGACGACGCTGAACGACCCGGTGTTCGTGGAATGTGCGCAGGCGCTCGCCCGGCAGATGGCGGCGAGCGGACCGGACATTGACGCGTGGGTGGGAACCGGATTTCGACGCGCCCTGCTGCGCGATCCGAGTCGTGACGAACTGGCGGCGCTCACGATGCTGTACCGCGACCAGCTGGAGACGATGCAGCGCGATCCGGCGGCCGCGAAGTCGCTGGCGACGGAGCCGCTCGGTCCGGCCCCGGAGGGAAGCGATCTGCCGAAGCTGGCGGCGC contains:
- a CDS encoding PSD1 and planctomycete cytochrome C domain-containing protein, with the translated sequence MRFGALLLVHVILVGEAPASETKVDFRRDVRPILAEHCLKCHGFDDSSRQGGLRLDTATGVAKGGESGPVLKVGEPEASELIRRLLTSDPEERMPPAETGKHLKPEQIETLKRWISEGAVYAEHWSFIKPVRAPAPQVKRPDLVKTELDAFLLAELEREGLTFSPEADRHTLARRLALDLIGLPADEKLVAAFVDDPSDAAYETYVDALLASPHYGERWTRHWLDLARYADTKGYEKDLARQLWPWRDWVIAAFNSDMPYDQFTREQLAGDLLPEATREQRVATAFHRNTMVNDEGGTDNEEFRIAAVKDRVDTTMQAWMGLTMGCAKCHSHKYDPLSITDYYSFYAFFNQTEDADAFDESPRLPLPTADEQQRSAELKGQIAAAEEALKRPTPELEGALPGWEAEMKVALDWKVLNPSNSLASSGATLEAKDDHSLLAKGTAPLTETYVVRFASPSTRIAALRLETIPDPTNPRKGTGRAADGNFVLTSIRLTAKGPDGKTFEIPFTTALADHSQGGFGIETVIGNSDAKKGWAISPQVTQRHLAVFSAASPVEIPAGSELTLTLRHDYTDPSGGFALGRFRVAIHDQPAASLPTIVPDHILATLRVAPDERTPKQREALMAYFLSVSPITKPQRDEVASLKEKLAAIKPVEIPVLKELAEGKRRVTKIHNRGNFLDQGTEVQPATPVALLPFPADAPRNRLGVAEWLTSRDNPLTARVAVNRVWAHLFGRGFVETEEDFGASGVSPLHPEVLDLLAVEFMENGWSFKKLLKSIVMSAAYRQSSKASPELIAVDRDNKKLARGPRFRLEAEMIRDQALATSGLLGRKVGGPSVMPWQPDGLWKSTYNNTKWVTSPGEDRWRRGIYTFMKRTTPYPQMLTFDGPSRETCLVRRIRTNTPLQALTTLNDPVFVECAQALARQMAASGPDIDAWVGTGFRRALLRDPSRDELAALTMLYRDQLETMQRDPAAAKSLATEPLGPAPEGSDLPKLAALTAVANVILNLDEFLTKP